The sequence below is a genomic window from Dyadobacter chenwenxiniae.
TTGAATGGCAAACCCTTCTGAGAGCGGCGATGGAACGGGCGGTAAAATCGGGCGGGCAGAATCACCCTGATTTTTGAGCTCCATCTGGATGAGCTGGCCCAGCTGGTGATGTTTAACAGGTTTGGTGAGTATCGCTGCAAATAAATCCTTGACATTCTGGCGCTTATCATCGCCTACGGAGCTAAGCAGGAAGATCGGCAATGTGGGAAAGCGCGCCTTGATTTTTGCAGCCAGGCTCAGGCCATCCATTTCGGGCATTTGCTGGTCGGTAATGATCAGGTCAAATCTGCTTCCGCTGTCCAGGATTTCCAGCGCTTGCTTTCCCGATGATGCCAACGTTGGGACCAGTTTCCACTGTTCCATCTGCGCCTGGAATATGCGCAAATTCGTTTCGTTATCATCCACGACCAGAACGGCCTTTCCGTCATTTTCGGAAGTGTTAAAATGCACATATTGCCGCTGAGCTTCATGGCTTATTTCGGCCAGAATCGAGAAATGAAAACTCGTTCCCTTGCCAGGTTCACTATCAACACTGATCTCTCCGCCCATCAGGTTCACAAGCCTTTGGCTAATGACCAAACCAAGCCCCGTGCCTCCATACTTACGTGTGTGAGACGAATCCACCTGCGAGAACGCTATAAAAAGGCGGTCGAGCTTATCTGCCGGAATGCCGATCCCTGTGTCTTTGATCTGAAAGTTGATTTCAATTTCCTCGTCACTTATGTATTTTGCCAGCTTCGCAATAACGAGAATTTCACCTTGATGCGTGAATTTGATTGCATTTCCCACGAGATTGACCAGAATCTGGCGCAGCCTCTGACTATCACCGATGATCTGATTAGGGACCTGCGGGCTGATCTGATAAACAAGGTCCAGCCCGATCACCGCGGCTTTGGAAGAAAATATGTCCAAAACATCCTCTATGCAGTCGCGGAGGTTGAAACTGATCTTTTCCAGCTCCATGTTTCCGGACTCAATTTTGGAAAAATCCAGAATGTCGTTGATAACTGTAAGCAAGCTGTCACCACATTTGATAATGGTGTCTGTATATTCTGTTTGTTCCTCATTCATAGGCGTTTGCGCGAGCAGCAAAGCCATCCCGATCACACCATTCATGGGCGTACGGATCTCATGGCTCATCGTTGCCAGGAAAACACTTTTCGCCATATTGGCCTTTTCGGCTTCTTGTCTTGCCAGCAATTCCCTTTCGTGCTGACCCTGCAAACGCGCGTTCATGATTTGCAGATCTGCGGATTGCAGTTCCAGTTCGTGCTTTTGCCGGATGACTTCTACCGTCCGTTCCGCAACCTGCATTTGCAACAAATCTTTTTGTCGCTTAATGGCCCCTATCCGCCAGCGGTAAATGGCGTAAATGCCACAGGCAGCGCATAAAGCGGCCAGCGCCTGAAACCAGATTGTTTTCCAGAATGGCGGCGTCACATGCAGGGTAATGCTTGTCCCACTTTCATTCCAGACGCCATCATTGTTGGAAGCTTTCACCTTGAAAACGTATTCTCCCGGATCGAGATTGGTGTAGGTTGCCTTCCTGTTTGTACCACTATAAATCCAGTCTTTATCAAAACCGACGAGTTGATATGCGTATTGGTTCTTTTCAGATAATGTGTAGTTCAGCGCTGTGAATTCGAATGAAAGCATGGATTGCGCATAAGAAACTGTTATTTCTTTGGCTGCGCTGATCTGGTTGTCAATGGGAGAATCCTTATCAAGGTTGCTGACCGGTCGATTGAAAATCTGGAAACCGGTAATAAAGACCGGAGGAACAAATGTGTTGTATTTAATGCTGTCGGGATGGAAAAAGTTGAGGCCATACTGTCCTCCGATGAAGATCAAGCCCGCCTTGTTTTTGAATAAGGACAAGCGGTTGAATGATCCTTCCTGCAAACCATCGCTAAAATCAAAATTTCTGAATTCCGCTGTTTTCGGATTAAATCTCGAAAGCCCGTTGTTGGAACTGACCCAGAGCAGCCCGTGATCATCTTCTGCAACGCCCTGAATCACATCGTTGGGCAAACCGTCGGATTTTTGGTAATGTTTAAATGTGCTGTTTTGTTTATTATACAGGTTCAAACCACCGCTGGTGGCAACCCATAGTTGCCGATTTTTATCTTCAAAAATTGCATTCACCTGATTGTTAGACAGACTCTTAGCTTGTTTAGGATCAGATCTGAACGTTGTGAACCGGTTATTTTTTTCATTATATAAATTCAGGCCGCTACCCTCCGTTCCCACCCAAAGCTTTTTTTCTGAATCCACAAAAACAGAGAGGATCACATCGTTGCTGATCGAGCCGGGAATATTGGCATTGGCCCTGAATTCGCTCACCTTCCCTGAAACTTTATCATATTTCAACAAACCTCTGGACGTCCCAATCCACAGACAGCGCCTGCTTTCGTCATTGATCACTACGTGAATGTTGGCATACACGGCGGAAGCGGGATTGTCACTCTTATTCAAATTCCGGAAGGAAGCCGTTTCCCGGTCGTACAGACTTAAACCGCCCTTATAGTTTCCTATCCAAATGTTGCGCGCCTCATCTTCACAGATAGCGATCACATAGTTGCTCGCAACGCTGTTTTCATTGTTCGGGTCGTGCGTAAAATGGGCAATCTGATTTGTCTTCCTGTCCAGGACATTGATGCCACCTCCGTCGGTTCCGGCCCAGACTTTCCCCTCAAAATCTTCTATCACGGTCAGGACATTGTCGTTATTCAAACTTTGGGGAGCAATGGTGCTGGTCTTATACAGGCCAAATTTTAACGGCTCGTGATCCATGACATTGATGCCGCCGCTGTAAGTGCCTATCCACATTGTTCCTTGCGGGTCGCAGAACATGGTGTAAATAGAACCGTTATTTAAGCCGCCAACATCGTTTTTGTCGTATCTAAAATGGGAAAATGCATTGCCTTCCTGCAATACATTGATTCCGCCGTTGCGAGTCCCAATCCACAGCTTACCATTTTTATCTTCCTCCAATGAAATAACATCGTTATGCGAAAGGCCCGGCTGCCCGTCTCGATGCTTGAACGACGTGAATGTTCCCGTAATGCGGTTAAGCAGATTAAGCCCTCCGCCTTCTGTTGCAACCCACAGCCTGCCGCGCGAATCTTCGAAAACCTCATTCAGATCATCGTTACTGAGCGAAGTAGGATCACCGGGAATGTTTTTGAATGTGAGAAAGCTATTTGTCGCCGGATTAAACCGATTAAGCCCCCCGCCGCTGGTCGCAATCCAGATAGTTCCCTGCCTGTCCACGGTAATGTCGCTGACCACGTTATGGCTCAAACTTCCCGGCACTCCGGAGTTGGCAGAATAATTGCGAAATGTGTTTTTTTCAGGATTAAGGACGCTGATGCCGCCGCCGATAGTCCCAAGCCAAATGTTTCCGTTCTTATCCTGATCAATGGCATGCACTGCGTTGTTAGCAAGACTGTTGTCATCGCCTGCCTTGTGCCGGTAGTTTGTAAAAGTATCCGTATCGCTGTCGAACCGGCTCAATCCGCCACCGTCGGTTGCGATCCACATTATACCCCGTTTGTCTTCAAGAATGGCATGGATATAATTATGACTGATACTCTGCGCATTACCAGGATCATTGCGATAAACCGTAAAAGTGTAGCCGTCAAATTTATTAAGGCCATCCGGAGTCCCGAACCACATAAATCCGCGCCTATCCTTTGCAATACAAGTGACGTTGTTTTGAGACAACCCCTGACCCGTGGTGAGATGCCGGAATTTTGCGCTGTTGTTTTGGGAAAATGAACTGGTGGAAAAACAAAGAAGAATGAAGAGGAAAGTAAAGAATTTACGCATGCAAGGTCACGTTCAGTTGCAACTATTTCTACGTAAATTAAACTGAATTTATTACTCTGCAAAGAAATATTATAAAATAAAGCACAAAGCCAAAGTTATGCCCTAAGCACTTGCCCAGTAACCTACAACATCCTGAATTTCTTCTGCCAACAACTCAATGGTGCTGGGTTTCGAAATCACCTTCACGACGCCAAAAGAGTTGAAATCGGGTAGATCATCCGTTCTGAAACCTGTGAGAATGACGATGTCGGCATGGTCAACGCCAAGCGCCTCATTGATGGCAAACAAGCATTTAGGCAGTTCCATCATCGGCATATTGAAGTCCAGGAAAATGTTTCCCGGTAAAGGTGAAGACCTTTTCCTAATCTTTTCCACAGCGTCCTGGCAATTGTAGGAGTGCTCGCAAGTTGCTGTCGGATAAGCAAGTTCTAATGCAAATTCAAAGATCTCATGATCATCGGGATCATCGTCTATCAGTAAAATATTATTGTTCATTTTGGTATAATCCATTCCACACACAGTTCCTAAACCATATAGTAAAACAATTGTTCCCGGAACCTGTCCACTCACTTTTTATATTTCATTTCAATGGCCGGCAGCGGCATAATCACCGGCCTGGTAATCATATTGTAGCGATAGAGCTCCGTTTTCGGCGGCTCCTTTTGGGAAAGGTTTAGAGATTTCTCGAAGAACGCTTTGAATTCTGTGCCATTTTTGAAGGTTGGCTTATTGACCGTCAGGCGGCTTTTTCTGCTAAAAATATCGGGCTGTTTTTCACGGATATGGATCGGCAGCTTTTCTACTTCCAGGTCAAATGGAATAACGATGGTGTATCGAACCGCCACGGCTTTCCCGTTTTGCCTCGCTGGCGTCCATTGTGGCATATTTTGAACCAGTCGCACGGCTTCTTCATCAATCCCCCACCCTGGCCCGTTCACGATCACCGGACTACTGATGTTCCCTTTTTCATCCAAAAAAAATGAAACCGATGCCTGCCCCTCCACCCCTGCCTTAAATGCCTCGGGCGGATATTGCATGTGATGTGCAAGAAATTTGACCAGTTCCTTCGTCCCTCCGGGAAAACGCGGCCATTTTTCCAACATTAACCTGTTTCCCGGCGGCTCGTTCGTCTCCGATGCTTTTTTGGGTTTTACCTCTGGTATAGTCTTGCTGACCCACCCCAGTTTTGCTTTGAGAACGATATCATAATTTTTTTCAGATTTGCTGACATCCATCTCCACCGGCTCGAAGTCAGGATGGCTAACGGTCATCAGACTATTTTCAGGAACATTGCTGAGCTCGAAATAACCTTTGATATTGGTCACGGTTCCCAATGTGGACCCTTTGATAAAAACGGCTGCATTAAAAACAGGAATGCCGTTCACGTCCTTCACTACGCCTTTTACCTGAATTGTTTCTTTGTGGTTAATATTATCTGCACGGGTAAATTTCCCGATCATTACGAGGATAAGAACGCTTGCGACCATTGCGTTCATTAACATTGGACCTTTGATCATATAACTCGTTCAGTTACTTGAATTACTTCCCATACAAAACGCGCCTTCCAGGAATTTATTTGCAATGCTTACGCAGCCCGATATGCAGTTTCCGGTAATCGGGTGCATAAAGAGCATTCGCTAACAAGCGTAAACAAATTTCAAAAATGTGCAACGCATTTTACTTTACTGTGTGTCCTAGTTATGGAAGACACAAATGAAGGAAATTACAAACAAGTAAACCGTTGCAACAATGAAAAGAATTTTCCCTGCAATAGTGATCTGGGCCATTGTTCTTACAAATTTTTCATGTTCGAACGTAACTACGGAAACGGTTATTCCGAAAGTATCAAATGACACGGGTCCATTTGAACAAAAGCAATTTGAAAACTATCCGATGCGTGTTACAGATGCTTACCGGATTGTTGGAGGAGATTCACTAAATTTACTTGCAGACACCATCATTCAGCAATACAGAGACGCCGTTTGTCTGGTTTTCCGTGAAGGCTATGTTTACTTCTACGGCAGCAGCAGCATCCCGAATACCAAGTTTCCCTCCCACGCACAAACCTTCTCGCTGAACATCAAGATCATGCTTCCCACGAATATGAAATATCATTGGAACACCGAGAAACAAACCCTGATCGTCAGATCATCCGGTTCGTCCAGTTATTTTCCGATTATACCGGATGGCAAAGAGGCATATATAGACACTACCGGCGTATTTTTTCACAAATCAATGGAAGAAGCGCAGAACTCCGGCAAGCGGGAACAGATCAGATTTATTTTCAATGACGTAGACCCTAAACTCGGGGCCGTGTCGTATCACATTACAATGCGGCCCTTGTGGTTTTATGAACGCGAGCCTTTTGACCTGGCACATCAGCGCTTTGTTATGTTCTGATGGGTCTTGAAATGAATGGTTATTTATCGGCACTTTTACGTGTTAAATTTTAGGTAAGATTAAGTTGGTATGAGAGTTATTGTTCTGTGCATCCTTTGTTTGTTTTCCATTGCATCCTGTAACCAAGTCAATCGTTTAGAGCCGATTGAGCCGGAGCCGGTGCCCGGTAAG
It includes:
- a CDS encoding hybrid sensor histidine kinase/response regulator, with protein sequence MRKFFTFLFILLCFSTSSFSQNNSAKFRHLTTGQGLSQNNVTCIAKDRRGFMWFGTPDGLNKFDGYTFTVYRNDPGNAQSISHNYIHAILEDKRGIMWIATDGGGLSRFDSDTDTFTNYRHKAGDDNSLANNAVHAIDQDKNGNIWLGTIGGGISVLNPEKNTFRNYSANSGVPGSLSHNVVSDITVDRQGTIWIATSGGGLNRFNPATNSFLTFKNIPGDPTSLSNDDLNEVFEDSRGRLWVATEGGGLNLLNRITGTFTSFKHRDGQPGLSHNDVISLEEDKNGKLWIGTRNGGINVLQEGNAFSHFRYDKNDVGGLNNGSIYTMFCDPQGTMWIGTYSGGINVMDHEPLKFGLYKTSTIAPQSLNNDNVLTVIEDFEGKVWAGTDGGGINVLDRKTNQIAHFTHDPNNENSVASNYVIAICEDEARNIWIGNYKGGLSLYDRETASFRNLNKSDNPASAVYANIHVVINDESRRCLWIGTSRGLLKYDKVSGKVSEFRANANIPGSISNDVILSVFVDSEKKLWVGTEGSGLNLYNEKNNRFTTFRSDPKQAKSLSNNQVNAIFEDKNRQLWVATSGGLNLYNKQNSTFKHYQKSDGLPNDVIQGVAEDDHGLLWVSSNNGLSRFNPKTAEFRNFDFSDGLQEGSFNRLSLFKNKAGLIFIGGQYGLNFFHPDSIKYNTFVPPVFITGFQIFNRPVSNLDKDSPIDNQISAAKEITVSYAQSMLSFEFTALNYTLSEKNQYAYQLVGFDKDWIYSGTNRKATYTNLDPGEYVFKVKASNNDGVWNESGTSITLHVTPPFWKTIWFQALAALCAACGIYAIYRWRIGAIKRQKDLLQMQVAERTVEVIRQKHELELQSADLQIMNARLQGQHERELLARQEAEKANMAKSVFLATMSHEIRTPMNGVIGMALLLAQTPMNEEQTEYTDTIIKCGDSLLTVINDILDFSKIESGNMELEKISFNLRDCIEDVLDIFSSKAAVIGLDLVYQISPQVPNQIIGDSQRLRQILVNLVGNAIKFTHQGEILVIAKLAKYISDEEIEINFQIKDTGIGIPADKLDRLFIAFSQVDSSHTRKYGGTGLGLVISQRLVNLMGGEISVDSEPGKGTSFHFSILAEISHEAQRQYVHFNTSENDGKAVLVVDDNETNLRIFQAQMEQWKLVPTLASSGKQALEILDSGSRFDLIITDQQMPEMDGLSLAAKIKARFPTLPIFLLSSVGDDKRQNVKDLFAAILTKPVKHHQLGQLIQMELKNQGDSARPILPPVPSPLSEGFAIQYPLHILVAEDNQINEKLFVKILGKMGYNPIVTRDGLEVVARTFSEKFDVVFMDIQMPEMDGLEATRRIRKQQIDQPYIIAMTANAMKEDREECLAAGMDDYISKPLRYDDITSSLKRAYLACISAE
- a CDS encoding response regulator, whose product is MDYTKMNNNILLIDDDPDDHEIFEFALELAYPTATCEHSYNCQDAVEKIRKRSSPLPGNIFLDFNMPMMELPKCLFAINEALGVDHADIVILTGFRTDDLPDFNSFGVVKVISKPSTIELLAEEIQDVVGYWASA
- a CDS encoding TonB family protein, translated to MIKGPMLMNAMVASVLILVMIGKFTRADNINHKETIQVKGVVKDVNGIPVFNAAVFIKGSTLGTVTNIKGYFELSNVPENSLMTVSHPDFEPVEMDVSKSEKNYDIVLKAKLGWVSKTIPEVKPKKASETNEPPGNRLMLEKWPRFPGGTKELVKFLAHHMQYPPEAFKAGVEGQASVSFFLDEKGNISSPVIVNGPGWGIDEEAVRLVQNMPQWTPARQNGKAVAVRYTIVIPFDLEVEKLPIHIREKQPDIFSRKSRLTVNKPTFKNGTEFKAFFEKSLNLSQKEPPKTELYRYNMITRPVIMPLPAIEMKYKK